In Candidatus Syntrophosphaera sp., the genomic window AGGGGCTTTCGGATTGGAGGCAGAGGATCCCGCCTGCCGCCAGGGCGCGGTGGCAATCCGCGAAAAAAGGCCGGCGGAACAGGCCTTCAGCGGGTCCGACGGGATCGGTGGAGTCGATCAGGATGACGTCGAATTGCTCTGTTGTTTCCCGCACCCAGGCGATGCCGTCGGCAAAGACCAGTTCGGCCCGGGTATCGTTTCTGGCAAGGGCGGGGAAGGGAAAATATTCAGCCGCGACGCGGGTCACCAGCTCATCAAGCTCGACCTGGACCACCCGGCGCACGCTTTTGTGCTCCAAAACGCGCTTGATCGTGCCGCAATCACCTCCGCCAATGATCAGGACGCTGCGCGGGTCCGGATGGGTGAACAGGGCGGGATGGGCCAGCATTTCATGATAGACAAATTCGTCGCGCTCGGTGAGCATCAGCACCCCGTCCAGCAGCATCACCTTGCCGAAGGAGGGGGTTTGCACGATCT contains:
- the speE gene encoding polyamine aminopropyltransferase codes for the protein MGHWHTDYHSPHRGLCFEVSEVLRSEASPYQQIEIVQTPSFGKVMLLDGVLMLTERDEFVYHEMLAHPALFTHPDPRSVLIIGGGDCGTIKRVLEHKSVRRVVQVELDELVTRVAAEYFPFPALARNDTRAELVFADGIAWVRETTEQFDVILIDSTDPVGPAEGLFRRPFFADCHRALAAGGILCLQSESPWIESLRKVIREMHHDLASLFPIVKAYGAAIQTYQAGLWLFQLASKLHDPLAPEIAARIDTAGLDTRYYHKDLHYGAFILPKFVNEVLSGSRVDP